From Camelina sativa cultivar DH55 chromosome 20, Cs, whole genome shotgun sequence, the proteins below share one genomic window:
- the LOC104768866 gene encoding kinesin-like protein KIN-7L, chloroplastic yields MGGSKRVSKSRNAGFSKLKAAESSSSTTTSSSKHYYPETSVDDNSYSSLTSSSPLGRSKPLLQYSGKVPPKPLQSKENVTVTVRFRPLSPREICKGEEVAWYADGETIVRNEQNQSTAYAYDRVFGPTTTTRHVYDVAAQHVVNGAMAGINGTIFAYGVTSSGKTHTMHGDQRSPGIIPLAVKDAFSIIQETPRREFLLRVSYFEIYNEVVNDLLNPAGQNLRIREDEQGTFIEGIKEEVVLSPAHALSLIAAGEEHRHIGSTSFNLLSSRSHTMFTLTIESSPLGDNNEGGAVHLSQLNLIDLAGSESSKAETSGLRRKEGSYINKSLLTLGTVISKLTDRKASHVPYRDSKLTRLLQSSLSGHGRVSLICTLTPASSNSEETHNTLKFAHRAKHIEIQAARNKIIDEKSLIKKYQYEIRQLKEELEQLKQGIKPVSQLKDISEDNIVLLKQKLEEEEEAKATLMSRIQRLTKLILVSTKTPQTSRLSYRADPRRRHSFGEEELAYLPYKRRDLMDDENLELYVSREGTPETIDDAFREEKKTRKHGLLNWLKLKKKDDSFGGSESSVVKSNSTPSTPQGEGSNFHTETRLSEGSALADQLLETRENKEAHGDSFHETETPETRMKMIDQMELLREQQKILSEEMAQQSRSFKLLSGEAAKAPQNEDIKAEIKNLNGDIKAKNDQISTLGKQILDFVIASHDELDKADIVQAVSEMRAQLNEKCFELEVKAADNRIIQEQLNQKTCLCEELQEEVENLKQQLSDAMELGDISSVTSHMQQSSGSPNKNEEKAIAQAYEIEELRLKTEELSDLKEQLELRNKKLAEESSYAKELASAAAIELKALSEEVARLMNDNERLAADLAAVHKGSVTPRGKIGNLRNGRRENHTKRKEQDSSLIELKRELIMSKEREVSFEAALVEKYQREAELQRTVEESKEREAHIENELANMWVLVAKLRRSQGADSGISDSVSETQEINHTGT; encoded by the exons TCCAAGAGAAATCTGTAAAGGGGAAGAGGTTGCGTGGTATGCTGATGGGGAAACTATTGTGCGGAATGAGCAGAATCAATCAACGGCTTATGCCTATG ATCGTGTATTTGGGCCTACGACCACAACACGCCATGTCTATGATGTTGCTGCTCAGCATGTCGTTAATGGTGCTATGGCGGGGATCAATG GGACCATTTTCGCATACGGAGTGACAAGCAGTGGAAAAACTCACACTATGCAT GGGGACCAAAGATCTCCTGGTATTATACCACTAGCCGTGAAGGATGCCTTCAGCATTATACAAGAG ACTCCAAGACGAGAATTTCTCCTACGTGTTTCCTACTTTGAAATTTATAATGAG GTTGTCAATGATTTATTGAACCCAGCAGGACAGAATTTGAGGATCAGAGAAGATGAGCAG GGAACCTTTATTGAAGGgattaaagaagaagttgtTCTATCCCCTGCTCATGCGCTTTCTCTTATAGCAGCTGGAGAAG AACACCGACATATTGGATCCACAAGTTTTAATCTGCTCAGCAGCCGGAGCCATACAATGTTTACCCTG ACCATAGAGAGTAGTCCCTTAGGTGACAATAACGAAGGTGGAGCTGTACACCTCTCGCAGCTG AACCTCATTGACCTGGCAGGTTCTGAGAGCTCAAAGGCTGAAACCAGTGGTTTAAGGCGCAAGGAAGGgtcttatataaataaaagtttgcTGACTCTAGGGACT GTGATATCAAAGCTTACAGATAGGAAGGCTAGTCATGTGCCATATAGGGACTCTAAATTAACCAGGCTGCTTCAGTCCTCACTGAGTGGTCATGGACGTGTATCT CTTATTTGTACGCTGACTCCTGCATCAAGCAACTCCGAAGAAACACACAACACATTGAAATTTGCCCATCGTGCTAAGCATATCGAAATTCAGGCCGCACGGAACAAG ATAATTGATGAGAAATCATTGATCAAGAAGTACCAATACGAGATTCGCCAACTGAAGGAGGAGTTGGAACAGCTTAAACAAGGAATCAAACCAGTTTCTCAGTTAAAGGATATCAGTGAAGATAATATTGTTCTCCTAAAGCAGAAA ctagaagaagaggaagaggctAAAGCAACTCTCATGAGTCGAATCCAACGGCTTACAAAATTAATTCTCGTGTCTACTAAAACTCCACAAACATCGCGGTTGTCTTATCGTGCTGATCCTCGGAGAAGACACtcatttggagaagaagag CTTGCTTACCTACCTTACAAGAGGCGGGACTTGATGGATGATGAGAACCTTGAATTATATGTTTCTCGTGAAGGGACTCCTGAGACTATAGATGATGCGtttagagaagaaaagaagaccaGGAAGCATGGCCTGCTGAATTGGTTAAAACTTAAG AAAAAAGACGACAGTTTCGGGGGATCAGAGTCGAGTGTGGTCAAGTCCAACAGTACACCGTCAACTCCTCAAGGAGAAGGCAGTAATTTTCATACAGAAACTAGACTTTCAGAAGGCTCTGCATTAGCGGATCAACTCTTAGAGACTAGGGAAAATAAAGAAGCTCATGGAGACAGTTTTCATGAGACTGAGACACCTGAG ACTAGAATGAAAATGATTGACCAGATGGAATTACTGAGGGAACAGCAAAAGATTTTATCTGAGGAGATGGCGCAACAATCAAGGTCTTTTAAATTGTTGTCAGGAGAGGCTGCCAAAGCCCCTCAAAATGAAGACATTAAA GCGGAGATTAAAAACCTCAATGGTGACATCAAGGCAAAGAACGACCAGATTTCTACGTTGGGGAaacaaattttggattttgtaataGCGTCACATGATGAATTGGATAAAGCTGATATCGTGCAG GCTGTTTCTGAAATGAGGGCTCAACTAAATGAGAAATGTTTTGAACTCGAG GTTAAGGCTGCAGATAATCGTATCATTCAGGAACAACTCAACCAAAAG ACATGTTTATGTGAAGAGTTGCAAGAAGAGGTTGAAAACTTAAAGCAGCAGCTCTCTGACGCCATGGAACTGGGAGATATCAGCTCGGTCACAAGTCACATGCAACAATCATCTGGATCCCCaaacaaaaacgaagaaaaagcTATAGCACAG GCATATGAGATTGAAGAGCTTAGACTGAAAACTGAAGAGCTAAGTGACTTGAAGGAGCAACTAGAACTCCGAAACAAGAAACTTGCTGAAGAGAGTTCATATGCGAAAGAGCTTGCTTCAGCGGCTGCTATTGAGCTTAAGGCATTGTCTGAGGAAGTAGCAAGACTTATGAATGACAACGAGAGACTAGCAGCTGATCTGGCAGCAGTGCATAAGGGCTCTGTTACACCACGAGGCAAGATAGGAAACCTGAGGAACGGAAGGAGGGAAAATCATACAAAGAGAAAAGAGCAAGACAGCTCGTTGATAGAACTGAAGAGAGAACTGATCATGAGCAAGGAACGTGAAGTTTCATTTGAAGCTGCTCTAGTTGAAAAATACCAGAGGGAAGCCGAGCTACAAAGAACCGTAGAAGAGTCTAAAGAAAGAGAAGCGCATATAGAGAACGAACTTGCTAATATGTGGGTTCTTGTTGCCAAATTGAGAAGATCCCAAGGAGCTGATTCAGGTATATCTGACTCAGTATCAGAGACACAAGAAATCAACCATACTGGAACTTAA
- the LOC104768864 gene encoding zinc finger protein GIS2-like, with protein MKTHDFMNVNSFTPKERPIRLFGFEFGASHEESESSKDNNEKSTESIKGNNKEKRRFKCHYCFRHFPTSQALGGHQNAHKRERQQIKRFNLHSNAAALFHRHQDHVAASRFFEDRFGVEASQINDASGLGFWRRYNSSARFNRDGPSYNRYMPLFIGDNQTRPPTYVDGSSRRSLFYESKTNVPDHVSLDLRL; from the coding sequence ATGAAGACTCATGATTTCATGAACGTCAACTCTTTCACTCCTAAGGAAAGACCCATTCGCCTCTTTGGCTTCGAGTTTGGAGCTTCTCATGAAGAATCCGAGTCCTCCAAAGACAATAACGAGAAAAGTACTGAAAGCATCAAAGgcaataacaaagaaaaaagaagattcaagTGCCACTATTGTTTTCGGCACTTCCCTACTTCACAAGCCCTAGGTGGCCATCAAAACGCTCACAAGAGAGAACGTCAACAAATCAAACGCTTCAACCTCCATTCAAACGCAGCAGCTTTATTCCACCGCCACCAAGACCACGTTGCTGCTTCTAGGTTCTTCGAGGATCGCTTTGGTGTTGAAGCTTCTCAAATCAACGACGCGAGCGGATTAGGGTTTTGGCGCAGGTATAACTCATCAGCAAGATTTAATCGCGACGGTCCATCTTACAATAGATATATGCCTTTGTTCATCGGCGATAACCAGACTAGGCCGCCGACGTATGTTGATGGTAGCAGCAGGCGTAGTCTGTTTTACGAGTCCAAGACGAATGTACCAGACCACGTGAGTTTGGATCTACGGCTCTAA